Sequence from the Zeugodacus cucurbitae isolate PBARC_wt_2022May chromosome 5, idZeuCucr1.2, whole genome shotgun sequence genome:
TACTTTTGGACCCGACAGATGGCGCTACTAGTGTTatataattagttttaaattattCGTTTTTTACAACAGTTTCAGAAACCCTGCAAACAATTTGAAGTTTTTGAGCTCAGTTCCGCTTGGGGATTAAAAGCTTAAAACTTAGTAGATATGATAGCCAGCTCTATTACTgcgtaatatgtaataatttgatCGGTAAGATCTAATATAATCGTTTACAAAGCtctatttcgatttttaaattgtgtattagtTGCCTTTCAGAACCTTAATTTTCATGTAGGATATACAATtaccattaaaaaaaatcaatatctaCGGGCAATTTTGTGATTTATACATTTCAATCAAAGAGCTCATTTCGGGCGAAAAATCATCTTTGGGGCAGGCTTTTTATGTACTGAGTTccaaaaatttcgcaaaatcATAGAgacgggattcgccttctcactttagctcgcctccaaacggatgtttgttggctacccagaatatacttggtctaagaccggaagagGTGACCTGAGCTTGAGCCATAtggaaaagaatcgttcctcGACAACTCTCAAATGAATGGTAGTCAAAACTTACGTGACCTATCCCCCATGATATGGCTATAATAGCGTAAGCAGTGCCTACGCCAatcataagacaagacaattattGTCTCTATATCTTAATTTATCTTTACAAGTTTAAAAAACAAGAACACAATtgatataattaaattgttaattatatGAGTTCTTAAGGTCTTTAAAAATATAGCAGTCCCAgattaattaacatttaaattgtaaaaatcaAAATCGATCCCCGGCAGCACtatgtatataacaaattttattattacctttatttttttatgaatattcatATAAGTAAATCTCCATATTAATGCAAGTGTAATGAAATTTGAGCCCGAAAGAAGAACTTACCACATTGGCCAAAGCTGTCACATATTTGCTTGGAATTTGCAAAAAATCACGTTGACGCCAATCGTATGAATATTGCACAGTTTATTgctgcttttgttatttttattgcattttattgctAGCTTTATGTGAGTGAGTCTAATTGAGTATTTCGTTATTAACTTGGCCAAACACggtcttttttttgcttttgcctttGTTCTAAGCCATAAACTGTTTGACAGTGAAACTGAACACCACTGAAATTACTGCTTAATTAACTGTATTTGGagtatttcgtatttattttgaacaCTAATTTGACTTGCAAcacatgttgttgttatcgctGCTCGAATTCCAAGCATTCGCTGCAGTCCACTTTCAAGTTTTCGATGTGCAGTCGGTCGGTGGGTCTTTTATTGCACTACTCTTCGATGAGCCGACCCCGTTGTGGCAACCAACTTTGTTTATTGGCCGTTGCACAGCGAGTTGGCAATTGCAATTCGCGTTTGGTTTTTCGGTTTTGCATTCATTTAGCTTTGCTGCGTTTGCTGCAATTTGCTACTCTTGAACTCGCCATCACTCACACACGCGGTTGCACCACAAACTCAACCAACAGCAGCTTGCTATTCGAATAAACTTAAAATTCTTTGTAATTCGATGATGTTtcgcttttaattaattacacgTTAGTCACAAGTATTGCTGTTTGTATTTACCACAAATTAAAATCTATTGTTTTATGCGCCGTTTTTGCACGTAACCCAATTTCGCAATGAAAAAatgttactaattttttttttgttttttgttgttgtatatttcttCAAccacttttgttattttaattatttccgcAATATAGTCCAAATATTTGTAGACGCatgcgtacatatatacatatgcttccGATACGCATCGTTAACGTTCAAATCCACCACGGCGGCTTTTGTTTGGGGTTTAATGTTTGGGTATTTGAACGCTTGTTGCCGCAGAATAGACACATCAACTACGGCTTGCTACTTGACTGctatttgttattgctgttgtttttgtgcttgtCACTGTTCCACTACATGTTTTGCGTTGTGTTTTCCGTCAACTGAATTTCCACCTGCGAACGCGTTGAAATGTAACCGTCAACTGAATGCTGAGTCAGTAAGTCGAAAGAGCTCAACTCGCGTTTTGGCCAACGTCAACTCCAGCATTGGCGCCGAATGCGCTGTTGAAGCTGAGTTCGGTTTGCATTTGTCTGCCCGACCGGCTTCGCGGTGTGTCGCCAAACAACAGAGTTACATGGCATCGCGTTGTTGGCATGGTTGGTAAAAGTCACTTCAACGCTCTTCGCGGGAAAGATAGTATGCCTCGCCGGACCATTGCTTCTTCTCTTCGTTCTGCATTTTTCACTGCTGTCTATTTCTCATTAAACTTGTTAAACTTTTATCTGCTCGTTCTTGAGCCGGTATAAAAAATTACCTCTGCATTCTTCAGCAGCGCTATGTGTAACTCCCGGCCCTTGTTGGTTGAGTGCAAGTCCGGTTCATATGCGTATTTTCCTAACGTTTCAATTTCGACAGTAgattatcaaatttattttattttagtcgAAGTACATTTACAATAAAGAAGCTTAAAACGCGTATGGatctaaatatattcaaacctTTCCAAATAGGTGTCTCAACAGTGTACTTCAGCACTTGCAATAAAATTTCAGGTTTTCCTCCGAGCAGTTCTGAAGAATGTACAAGTTGTACATGATCAGTTATAGTCAGAAATCAGGAATCCGGAATAAGTAAGAAAGATTGACGAGGGAATTTATGGTAATATTAAACATACAATCTCTTGatggaaaatttcaaataaagacGACCTCAAAATGGACGTTTCCATGgtagtcggttctacgtaaccggaacggattTGGGTTTTGGATCTGATTCGAATCATGCCGAGGACTGTGAATTCGTCAGCATACCTCAAAATTTTTTGGGTattgttttatgccgctacaacaacaacaaattaaaaagggATTTGACTTAAGAATGGGAAAGATCTATCCCATCTTAAACAATTTTGCGAACAAATGTTTTGAATTTCGTGTTCGCGGCTGAACTCAAAGAGAGTCAAACTTATATTTACCACATAAAATTCCTCTCTTGTAAATAcgatattttagttttaattttgaattatacaACTATTATAAATTTGCGGTTTCCAGTATTTTTAGGTTATATTAATTATCCTTGACTTTGTTTAGTTTAATAAAGTTTATAATAATCAAGGAATTACCCTTTATTATATACTTCTAAATAAAAGCCTTTGTTTTGATACCAGGTGGTTGGGAATACAGACATTAacgattattaatatatttatttttgactaTAAcgctcttttatatttttataataaaaaagtagtaCATACAGATTTTAATcgttaatttttcttaattttggaCGTCATATTGATATTtcgattaattttaaaattcgtgTTATCGCTAAAAAGTTGGGTGTCATCGAGCATGTACATCGATATTTCTTACGCATTCCTAATTCATGTGCCGTTTTGCATAAATACATTTCCAACATTTTAACACAACTATCAAACATTAACAATGAATCAATTTGAGAAAAAAGAAGTTATACAAGCAGTGCTTATTGCCGACAATAATGTGGATCAACTCCGACCGTTTTCGGATAAGAATTCCACTGTAAGTGAAATAGTGTTGAAAACCCGGTAGCCACGTCGTTAACAAAATTGTTGCTCTTCTTTGCAGGCACTGTTACCTTTAGTGAATGTATGCCTATTAGATTACGCCTTGGATGCCCTCAATCGCAGCGGCATAGAAGAAGTGTTCGTCTACTCCAGTTTATATCTGCAAAGTGTGCGGGAGCATATTAAGTAATAAAGTTTTTACAAACTCTTCGTTAtctcaaaataatttctaaCAAATGTTTCACTTTCAGGGAAGGCATTGCATCACTTAGTTCTTGGTCGGTGAATATGACAGTGCATGTGATTGGCGGAGAAGGCTGCCGCTGTTTCGGCGATGCTATGCGCGATTTGGACGCCAAAGCGCTTATACgtggtaattttattttactaggTGCGGATGCAGTAACCAATGCAGATTTGCGACCAATATTTGAACAACACAAGTGAGCTATCTGGAaccatataaacataaatgtataataaacaAGCAAATTATCTTTTATTACTACAGGAAAACTGCTAAATATGATAAGGGTGCAGCGGCGACGTTGATTTTTAAAGAAGCTGCAACTTGTAATGTGCGCACTGGTAACGAGGTTATGATTGCAGTGGATCGGCAAAACAATCGTCTACATCATCACCAGCGTTTGCGCTTGCATGGTAAAGAATCACATTTCGAGGTCCCATTGGAAGTATTCCTTAACAATTCAGAAGTGTCGCTACTTCATAATTTAATCGATCCGCAAATTGCTATTGGTTCGCCATCCATGCTATCCTTGTTCAGTGataatttcgattttgaaaCTCGTGATGATTTCGTGCGTGGCATACTTATTAACGAAGAAATTCTCGACAGTCGCATCTATGTTTCACTGCTGCCGCGTGGACAGTATGCGCGTAAAGTGAATAATTGGCTGACATACTGTATGGTCAGTCAGGACGTGATGAACCGTTGGGCATACCCACTAGTACCCGACATGGGTATAAATTGCCTTGCGCAACAATATGTTTACTTGAAAAACAACATCTACAAGAGTCGTAAGTCGTCAGTCATAAAAGCGGCGCTGAGAGAAAATGTTGCAGTGCAGGCGGGTAGTCACGTGGAAGCTGGTACTTCCGTAAGTTGCAGCGTTATTGGTAAGAACTGCAAAATCGGCAAGAATTGTGTGCTCGTAAACGCGTTTCTCATGGATGGCGTGCAAATTGCTGATGACTGCAAATTGGACTGTTGCGTTATAGGATTTGGCGCTAAAGTAGGTGCCGGTGCAGCGCTCACCGAAGGCACAGTGGTGGATGCCAAAAGTGTCATACCAGCGGGAAAAGCACTCAAAAACGTTGTCATTAAGTGTGCGTTGGGCGAGGACGGtaagtaaaaaattgtattactaattttaatattttccacttaaaggcatatttatttataatgacaGACGAGTTGGTGGAAAAATTGGGTGAACACGCGTTTGTCATAGACGATAAACAGGATACACAATCTACCTATGCATCCGATTCAGAAGACGACGTGCTACCCTCCTCCGCCACCGGCATACCGAAAGTGGCTAAATTGCCAGCAATTTGTGATGAGAGCGACTACACATCGAGCAGCGACGAGGATGAGTCACGTGCGGTCACACCACTAGTCGACGACACAAATAGTAAACGTTTTCGTTTTCTTAACATTCTACTCAAACTAATACTTCCTCTTGCTCTTGCCATTGCTATTCACTTTGCTTTGCTGCAGTCTTTTTGGCGGAAGTGATGGACTCCCTCGCACGCGGATTCCAGGAGAAATCAAACCCAGACTtccttattttagaaataaactCTTCACGTTATGCGTACAACATGTCACTGAAAGAGGTGAATTTCTATGTGGTGAAAGCTATATTCAGTCTGCAGGATATCAAAGAGCCACCAAATCAAAATGTGCTCGTAGCCATTAACAACATATTGAAGCAGTTGGGACCTGTTATGTCAAATTACATAAAGACTGATGATGCCATGTTGCAGTGTCTGCGTGCATTGGAAGTAAGTCCTTCtgttaatattgaaaattctatGCCTTTTTACACACTTTTCATGTTATCGAATAGGATATCTATGAGGAGAATGAATATGTACGCGCCAAGATCTCGAAAGTAGTACACTACTTATATGACAAAGACTTTGTGAGTGAAGATGCCATAATATCTTGGTATGCTCAACTCGATGTTGACGAACACCGTACGCTGCGTCAGAGCCTCAAGGAGCTCATCGAGTGGCTCAATCAATCCAGTGAAGATGAGGACGATGATGACGACGAAAGCGATTAAAACACAGTTGAGCTGCTAAGAAAACTagttaagtttatttttagtataaataCAAAGAATTCAGTAGACATGAAAGAgccgacaaaacaaaaaaaaatttgattttaaaaacaaaaaaattaaaattgtctaATTTAAACAATAGTAATTGTCCCAATATtactgttaaattaaattaattcattaacattttctttaattattcgtgttgttgttgaacaCTAACGATTGCTACAGCGAGCGCCAAGGCATTTATCTGTCAATGGCGCCGCCACCGCCGGCAGTCGATATGGCTGAATTGCTCATCATTACACTATTGTTGGCGGCGAGCATGCGCACGTGATGCAAGtgaatttgcacatttttctgAAACGTTTCCACATTCACGCCACTCAAACTCGAACGTACCTCTTCGATGCAGCCCTCGAGCACCTTTGAAACCTCCGCTGAATTGCCATCATTGCCCAAATGAGAGGCGACTAGTAACACGGTTGCTAGATTTTTGATGAGTGCCAGCACACCCTTATTCTGCACTGTGCCCTGATTGTTGCGCTGCACTGCATCCTCTGCAGCTTCGCGGCATTTCTCGCGCAGATATGATGGTGCCAGCATTGCTTGTACTTGTGGATCGCGTGTCAAGTCGCCGGCGAAGGCCTGTACATCATTTAGATAGTCCTGCATATCGCGATTCATCTTCTCCATTGAAATGACGATCGAGGCATAGCGCCTTTGGAATTCCTCACTTAGTTGTGGCATCGTTTCATTGGTGTTTTGCGATTCGTCTGATGAAGAATTCGAATTGTTATGTGCAGCTGCCAGTTGTTGCGACGCCTTCAATTCGGCCTCGTTGTTCATTTCGCTTAAACGCTGCAACTTAGAGCGTTTGGAGGCTAGCGCGCGCTTCAAACGCACTAGAGTCTCCAACAGCTTGGCTGGGTAGCCGTTGATGTTGTCTCTGCCCAGCACCGGATCTTTGAATGGACTCTCGATCACCTCCTGGGCCAAGACGGGATCGCTCTTATTCAAATTCATATTCAAAGCCGTGCGCACATTGCGCATGCTACGCATAGGCGATGAGCTCACGCCGTTGAAGACGCTCATCAGATTTGGTCTGTTGTCCCTGGTAATGCTCTGTAGTGGCAGCATTTCGTGGAAATTCTCCGAAACGATTTCAAAATCGGGAATTGAGTGTGTGCCGAGACCGTTGCGGTCGAATGTGATGCGGTAGTTGGATGTCATTGAATCGTAGGCGTCCACGGTGCCGCTGAAAATGCCATCCTGAGGCACGCGCAATCGTGCCGTTACCTTAGTGCCGATGGGCAGCGGTAACGGGATCTTGTCCGGCAGATCGCGTACAAAATTCAAATCCTTAACGTCACCCGACTTGCGACTCTGCATGTAACGTATCTTCTGACGTCGACGCTCCAGCTCACGTCGCTCCTCTTCGAAAAATGCCTGCGAACAACGTCGCGGCTTACCCATTAGAGAACGTATTTTACGCCATTCGGCACGCGTCAGATGACGAGTGCAAAGATTTGGAAAAGATTCAGACAAACAGACTTGAAAGTCATTCTCACCCTCGAAGAGTGCTTTGTCAAGAAATGAATAGAACCACTCGAATATGACCCAACGATGCGCTTTGGgtagttttaataaattacgCAAACGCAAGCCGATGCTCTGACCAATCTTCTTATCAGCCGGAATAATGTGTGTCAATGTCGAGGCGCTGGTCGCCGGTGCCAACAAACTGCCACTATGGCGCGTGCTCGACTTTGGTGTGGTGTTGGCCGATGAACCGGCAGCATTTGTATGTCGCTCTCGTGTCGGTGTGGTCATTTCAGCGCTCTTTTTCTTCTCATCGGAGCGCATGTAGCGCGAGACGACGCCCTTGCGTTTCTTCAAAACCTTAGTGGGTGTTTTATGCGGCGATGCTGTGGCTTTCATAGGCATTTTGCGTGGTGAGAGACTCATGCGTAGAGGTTTATCATCGTTAATGATATCGTCATCGAAAAATAAACGATTACGTTTGCGTATGCGCGCAGGCATACCGCGTGCATTCAACATTTGTATGGGCTGTTGTGGCTGCGGTTTCGGTGGTGGTGCCGTACCGACACGACGCAGTCCCAGTGTGGCCAAACTGAATTCAGGCGGTTCGATGTACTCATCCTCGGAGATTGTGGGACTCGAAGCTTTGCGTGTTTTCTTCGACATCGTTTCCGATTCGTCCGACATTTTGAACCGTTGTTTGTTAttctaaaaaagaaaatttaatacaaattagaaatttaccAATTGTAGTTAATTAATGCAATGTTTTTTTACTGCTTGAGCTTATAGTTTAATAACAACGACTGTATGCACAACAGTTGGGACTCAGTAACTGAAATACAACCTCTGGGGAAgtcttacaacctaacctaactggCATACAATTGTATTTCTATACGAACGAGTACTTTCAGATCCGCAGCATTCTCCTAAACTATTAGAGTAATGGTTTTCAACACTGTTTATGGGTACTTCTATAATATGAACTGGTACTCTCTTTCTAAAGATCCATATGTGTCTTATATTTGATAATTGCAAGATGAATCCATCGTTTTTATACactcgtaacaaagttgctgagagagtattttagttttgttcagaTAACATAttgaaaatggtcgaaatcggacctttgccgcgcccacaaaatggcgaaaaccaaaaatctataaagtgtcataactaagccataaataaagctataaaagtagaaacgatcgcactaggaaggggaacgtatatcatctgtggcttcacttgtggaaaaattgtcgaaatcggattataatttttcaaggctccgtatatcgaacatgaagaactcagtgtctaagggtaatttttcaccgaaatttcttagatatttttaatgtatttcagaggtcatttttttcttctaatagtgtatgtGTGACTTCATTCCGattatatgggtaaaattgttttatctttataaaattatatcaataaattgcgagagtataaaatgttcggttgcccccgaacttagcccttccttacttgtttaaagttCAATTTCTCTCACTCTAGTGTAATTTTCTGTGACGACTTTTAGAAGACctgaatttttaaatctcttaaAGTTCTCACTGTGATATAGTTCCTTGTTCTA
This genomic interval carries:
- the LOC105215583 gene encoding translation initiation factor eIF-2B subunit epsilon gives rise to the protein MNQFEKKEVIQAVLIADNNVDQLRPFSDKNSTALLPLVNVCLLDYALDALNRSGIEEVFVYSSLYLQSVREHIKEGIASLSSWSVNMTVHVIGGEGCRCFGDAMRDLDAKALIRGNFILLGADAVTNADLRPIFEQHKKTAKYDKGAAATLIFKEAATCNVRTGNEVMIAVDRQNNRLHHHQRLRLHGKESHFEVPLEVFLNNSEVSLLHNLIDPQIAIGSPSMLSLFSDNFDFETRDDFVRGILINEEILDSRIYVSLLPRGQYARKVNNWLTYCMVSQDVMNRWAYPLVPDMGINCLAQQYVYLKNNIYKSRKSSVIKAALRENVAVQAGSHVEAGTSVSCSVIGKNCKIGKNCVLVNAFLMDGVQIADDCKLDCCVIGFGAKVGAGAALTEGTVVDAKSVIPAGKALKNVVIKCALGEDDELVEKLGEHAFVIDDKQDTQSTYASDSEDDVLPSSATGIPKVAKLPAICDESDYTSSSDEDESRAVTPLVDDTNIFLAEVMDSLARGFQEKSNPDFLILEINSSRYAYNMSLKEVNFYVVKAIFSLQDIKEPPNQNVLVAINNILKQLGPVMSNYIKTDDAMLQCLRALEDIYEENEYVRAKISKVVHYLYDKDFVSEDAIISWYAQLDVDEHRTLRQSLKELIEWLNQSSEDEDDDDDESD
- the LOC105215590 gene encoding protein lin-9 homolog, whose amino-acid sequence is MSDESETMSKKTRKASSPTISEDEYIEPPEFSLATLGLRRVGTAPPPKPQPQQPIQMLNARGMPARIRKRNRLFFDDDIINDDKPLRMSLSPRKMPMKATASPHKTPTKVLKKRKGVVSRYMRSDEKKKSAEMTTPTRERHTNAAGSSANTTPKSSTRHSGSLLAPATSASTLTHIIPADKKIGQSIGLRLRNLLKLPKAHRWVIFEWFYSFLDKALFEGENDFQVCLSESFPNLCTRHLTRAEWRKIRSLMGKPRRCSQAFFEEERRELERRRQKIRYMQSRKSGDVKDLNFVRDLPDKIPLPLPIGTKVTARLRVPQDGIFSGTVDAYDSMTSNYRITFDRNGLGTHSIPDFEIVSENFHEMLPLQSITRDNRPNLMSVFNGVSSSPMRSMRNVRTALNMNLNKSDPVLAQEVIESPFKDPVLGRDNINGYPAKLLETLVRLKRALASKRSKLQRLSEMNNEAELKASQQLAAAHNNSNSSSDESQNTNETMPQLSEEFQRRYASIVISMEKMNRDMQDYLNDVQAFAGDLTRDPQVQAMLAPSYLREKCREAAEDAVQRNNQGTVQNKGVLALIKNLATVLLVASHLGNDGNSAEVSKVLEGCIEEVRSSLSGVNVETFQKNVQIHLHHVRMLAANNSVMMSNSAISTAGGGGAIDR